AGAATGACGGCAACAACAGCCTTGTTCCCACCAATCAGGGGTATCCCGGCCCGGAGCTGATAAGCGGCATACGCAACGCGACGTCCATTGCCCCGGATATACACCACAAACGGGGCCTTGAGTGTATCGACTGCCACACATCACGGGATATTATGGGTGACGGCTACGCCTATGAAAACATGTATGAACAGGTGGAAATCCGGTGTGAAGACTGCCATGGCAGCGCAGACAGGAAGCCCGCCTACGCGGAAGTAGCCCGCGAGCACTCAGAAGCAGTGCGGGAATCGCAGCACTACCAGCGCCAGGTAAAAATGGGCGACAAGATGATCCTGACCTCCAAAGGGCGAAAATATTCCAATGTGTTTTATGAGGATGGAGCTGTCTGGCTCGTCAGTAAGCGCACCGGTGAACGCCACGAAAGCAAGGTGATCACCCAGACACCAGAGCATACCATCGCCGGCCACGAACGCCTGGAGTGCTACAGCTGCCACTCACGAAGTGTCGCGCAGTGCTATGGGTGCCACACCCAGTATGACCTGCGTGAGCAGGGAAGGGATTTTATCAAAGGCCGCAATACTCCTGGCGCCTTCAGCGAAACCGAGGACTACCGCACCCTCTACCCCTTCCCCCTGGCATTGAATCAGCATGGCAGAATATCTCCGGTCACGCCGGGTTGCCAGACATTTGTGACGGTCGTAGAAGCAGATGGCAGCCTTTCGAAAGACAGTTATGTCTCTGTGTACGATGGAAAACAGCGGTTGCGCTTTGCCCCTTTCTTTGGCCACAACATCGGCAGCAAGGCTGTCAGCTGCGAAGAGTGCCACGGAAATCCCGCTTTTGCCGGCTTTGGGCAGCATGTGGTTGAGGGGAACTCCATCACGCCAACCCTGCTGTGTGAAAAATCTGACCGCAAGCCTCTGGATGGCTTTCTGACCCTGGAGGAGGGAACGCTGGAAGCGTTTTCGGCCATTACCCGTGAAAATTCACGCCCCCTGAACGCCCGGGAAATTCGGCGCATGTGGGCTGTCAACCAGTGCCTGATATGCCATACCGACCCCAAAGATCCGATATACCAGAAGGAGCTTGACTACCGTGTACTTTCTCGTTGCCTTGATCGTCCTGCTCATGCCCGCCCCGCTTCCGGCAGCCACTGACAAAAACTGCCTGGACTGCCACCAGAACCATGTCACGGGAGCTCATGCGGAGGTCTCCTGCTCCGCGTGCCACGGCACCTTTGACGAGCACCATCAGGCTGGGGTGCCATCCCTTATTCAGCACCGCTGCCAGGCGTGCCATGAGGGCACTGTCGGGATTTTTCAGGGCCCCATGGCAACGCGCC
This portion of the Desulfurispirillum indicum S5 genome encodes:
- the extM gene encoding selenite/tellurite reduction operon c-type cytochrome ExtM, translating into MNFLFPILMALVLMIAGCQLSPSEPKASGCVQCHQGLEQVSPSHHDCTQCHGGDPDTMDENIAHWSMYGPKNPSSPQYWERTCGSCHTYQLQRVQSSLMNTATGMIKNIQLTWEGEDGKLYASKPLKTYGADGTELVLEGVEKLDHLSGELYRKFCALCHVGIESNQSWSASHAAGCAACHFPYNDNATYQGGDRHLQGKWPYSETHAMQVLPENRVCFRCHNRSGRIAMSYEGQNDGNNSLVPTNQGYPGPELISGIRNATSIAPDIHHKRGLECIDCHTSRDIMGDGYAYENMYEQVEIRCEDCHGSADRKPAYAEVAREHSEAVRESQHYQRQVKMGDKMILTSKGRKYSNVFYEDGAVWLVSKRTGERHESKVITQTPEHTIAGHERLECYSCHSRSVAQCYGCHTQYDLREQGRDFIKGRNTPGAFSETEDYRTLYPFPLALNQHGRISPVTPGCQTFVTVVEADGSLSKDSYVSVYDGKQRLRFAPFFGHNIGSKAVSCEECHGNPAFAGFGQHVVEGNSITPTLLCEKSDRKPLDGFLTLEEGTLEAFSAITRENSRPLNAREIRRMWAVNQCLICHTDPKDPIYQKELDYRVLSRCLDRPAHARPASGSH